Sequence from the Piscinibacter sp. HJYY11 genome:
GAAGGGTCTTTCAGCTCGCCGGGCTCGGTGATCTCGAGGTCCATGTTGTCGGTGTCGGGCTCCAATGGCACCGACAGGATCAGCGTGGTGCCACCCGGCCCGCTGGAGAGGTCGACCCAGCCACCCACCGTGCCCGCCCGCTCGTGCAGCCCGCGGATGCCGAACGAGCGCGCCTTGGCCAGGTCTTCCTGGTTCAAGCCGCGGCCGTTGTCGCTGACCTCCAGCGACAGCACGCCGCCGGCGAGCGAGAGGTCGATGTGCACCTGGCTCGCCTGGGCATGCTTCGACACGTTGGTCAATGCCTCCTGTGCGGTGCGGTAGGCCACCAGCGGCACGCCCGGCGGCAGGCTCAAGTGCTCATGCCGGCTGCGGAACTCGCAGGTGATGCCGGTGCGCTTCTCGAAGCGGCTGGCCATCCATTGCAACGCGGCGATCAGGCCCTGCTCCAGGATGGCGGGGCGCAGGTTGTGCATCACCCGCTGGCTGGCCTCGATGGCGTGGCTCACCGTCTCGAGCGCCGAGTTCACGCGCGCCAGCACCTCGGGCGAGTCGCTGTGGCGGGCGATCCAGGCGAGGTCGAACTTGAGCGCGGTGAGGGAGCCCCCCACGTCGTCATGGATTTCACGGGCGATCGCGGCGCGCTCCTGCTCCACGCTCACCTGCAGGTGCTGCGCGAGCTCGTGCACGCGCTGCTTCGACTCGCCCAGCTCCCGGTCGGCGCGCTGGCGGGCCAGCAGCAGCTCGTGGGTCTCCACCGCGTGCAAAAGTGCCGGCGCGAGGCGGGTCAGGTTGTTCTTGAGCAGGTAGTCGGAGGCGCCGTTGCGCATGGCCTCGACCGCCGTGTCTTCGCCGATCTCGCCGGAGACGAGGATGAACGGGATCATCTTCCCGCTCGCCTTGACCAGGTCGAGCGCCACCAGGCCCGAGAAGCCCGGCAGGTTGTAGTCGGAGACCACCACGTCCCATGGCGGATCGGCCTCCAGCGCCTGCAGGAAGGCGGCTTCGGAGTCCACCCGCATCGTGTCGGCCAGCAGGCCATCGCGGCGCAGGTGGGCCACCATGAGCTGGTGATCCAGTTCGGAGTCTTCCAGGTGCAGCAGCCGCAGCCGCTTCTGTGACGGGGCGAACGAAGGCATGCAGCCAGTATGCCAACAAGGTCTCAACAAGGCTGCAAAGCGTGCCCGAAGTCCTGAATTGGCGGCACTTCCTGGCCGTGATCACCCTTATGTCTGCCCCGTAGCTGCCGAAGAATGCTTCCAGATGACCCTCGCCCGTGCGCCAGCCTCCGGCCGCGCACCTTTACGAATTACGAGCGGAGACCTGATGGAAGACGCGAACGACGCTCAAGCCCTGCCCGAAGGCGGAGGCGGCATGCCCTTGGAGGCAGCCGCTGACCTGCAGGACCACTTGATGACCGCGAGCAATGACCTCGACCGGCTGCAGACGCTGCTGGCGGATGCCTGCGACACGCTGATGCAACGCTTCCACGGTGCGTCGGAGCACATCCGCACGCTGCGCTCGCACCCGCACGGCATGGAAGAGAGCGAAGCCGTCTTCGACGACGTGATGCAGAACCTGGGCGGCGCCGTCACGGCCCTGCAGTTCCAGGACATGGCCTCGCAGCTGATCAACCACACGCACAAGCGCCTGCGCAGCTGCGTGGACCGCCTGGCCCGCGAGGCCTTTGCCGACGATGAAGACGGCGTGGCCGCAGCCGAGGAAGTGCCGCTGCGCCCCAACCCCGTGACACAGGCCGAGATGGACGTCGGGTCCATAGAGCTGTTCTAAAGACATCCCCCGTTCAACCGAAATCCCACGAGTTCCCCCGGAGAAAGCCATGCAATCAATCCTCGCCGTCGACGATTCCGCGTCCATGCGCCAGATGGTCTCGTTCACGCTCAAGAGCGCCGGCTACAACGTCGTCGAGGCGGTGGATGGCCAGGACGCTTTCGAGAAGTCCAACGCCCGTGACTTCGACCTCGTGCTGACCGACCAGAACATGCCCCGCATGGATGGCATCAGCCTGACCAAGAAGCTTCGCGACAACCCGAAGTTCAAGGCCACGCCGATCCTGATCCTCACCACCGAGTCGAGCGACCAGATGAAGCAGGCGGGCCGCGCTGCCGGTGCCACCGGCTGGCTGGTCAAGCCCTTCGATCCGGCCAAGCTGATCGAAGTGATCAAGAAGGTCGTGAAGTAAACGACCTCGGCCCCAGCACAACACGACACGACACCAGGAGCACGACATGGGCGAGATGTCTCAAGAAGGCGCAAACCTCAGCGCCGGCATCGACCTGAGCCAGTTCTATCAAGTCTTCTTCGAAGAAGCGGGCGAGAACCTCGACCGCATGGAGAAGCTGCTGCTCGACTTCGACGTCGAAGCCGCCGACGACGAGGAGATGAACGCCATCTTCCGTTGCGCGCACTCGATCAAGGGTGGCGCCGCCACCTTCGGCTTCAAGGACGTCGCCGAGCTGACCCACCAGATGGAGACGCTGCTCGACAAGCTGCGCCGCCAGGAGCTCGCGCCCACCGCCGCGATGGTCGACGTGCTGCTGCAGTCGGGCGACGCACTGCGCGCCCAGCTCGCCCGCCACCAGAACGGCGGCGAAGGCGCCGAACTCGACACCACCGAGCTGCTGTTCAACATCCGCGCGATGTCGTCCGGCGAAGCGCCCATGGTCGCCGCCCCCGCTGCCGCACCAGCCCCTGCGCCCGCGCCGGCCCCGGTGTCCGAAGGCGCCGCACCGGCCGCCGCCGGCAAGAACACCGCCCGCGTGCTCGAGCTGCGCGTCGGCCCGATGGACAACCCTGACCAGGCCAACAACATCCTCGACCTGTTCAAGGAAATCACCGACCTCGGCACCATCGAGCCGCTCGACAACGGCATGGCCGCCGACGGCGTGCGCCGTTTCAAGGTCTGCACCACCAGCAGCGACTCCGACCTGCTGGACCTCTTCACCTTCCATGTGGCGCGCGAGCAGGTGCAGATCCTGCCGCTCGGCCCGGGCTTCGGCTTCCATGCCGGCGCACCGGGGGCCCCGCCCGAAGAGAAGGCCGAAGAGGGTTATGGCTTCTTCGACGACGCGCCCGGCGCGCCGACGCAGGCCGCGTCCTCCTCCAACGCCGCGGCGACCGCGGCGGGCACCGACTCGGCCCCGGCCGCGAAGGCACCCGCCAAGGCGCCGACCAGGTCCGACAAGCCGGCCGCCGCCGTCGAAGCGTCGACGCTGCGCGTGTCGGTGGAAAAGGTCGACCAGCTGATCAACCTGGTCGGCGAACTCGTCATCACCCAGGCCATGCTGGCGCAGAACACGCAGGGCCTCGACCCCGCCGTCTACCAGCAGCTGGCCGCCGGCCTTGCCGACCTCGATCGCAACACCCGCGACCTGCAAGAGTCGGTGATGTCGATCCGCATGATTCCGATGTCGGTGGTGTTCAGCCGCTTCCCGCGCATGCTGCGCGACCTGGCCGCCAAGCTCGGCAAGAAGGTCGACTTCGTGACGCTCGGCGAAGCCACCGAGCTCGACAAGGGCCTGGTGGAAAAGATCACCGACCCGCTGACCCATCTGGTGCGCAACTCCTGCGACCACGGCATCGAGTCGCCCGCCGACCGCCTGGCCAAGGGCAAGCCCGAGACCGGCACCATCACGCTGTCCGCGTCGCATCAGGGTGGCTCGATCGTCATCGAAGTGCGTGACGACGGCCGCGGCCTGTCGCGCGAGAAGCTGCTCAAGAAGGCCCGCGAGCGCGGCATCCACGCGCCCGACAGCATGACCGACCAGGAAGTGTGGGGCCTGATCTTCGCGCCGGGCTTCTCCACCGCCGAAGTGGTGACCGACGTGTCGGGCCGCGGCGTGGGCATGGACGTGGTCAAGAAGAACATCACCGCCCTCGGCGGCTCGGTCGAGATCGACTCGGCCGAAGGCTACGGCATGCGCGTCTCGGTGCGCCTGCCCCTCACGCTGGCCATCATGGACGGCATGTCGGTCGGCGTGGGCGAAGAGGTCTACATCCTCCCGCTCAGCTCGGTCGTCGAGTCGTTCCAGGTGCAGCCCGACATGGTCAAGACCATCGGCGGCAGCGGCCGCGTGGTGAGCGTGCGCGACGAATACATGCCGGTGCTGGAACTCGAGCACGTGTTCAGCGTGCCGCGTTTCGACTTCGAGCACGTGAGCGGAATCATGGTGGTGGTGGAGGCCGAAGGCGGCCGCATCGCCCTGCTGGTGGACGAGTTGCTCGGCCAGCAGCAGGTCGTGGTGAAGAACCTCGAAGCCAACTACCGCAAGGTCAACGACGTGTCGGGCGCCACCATCATGGGTGACGGCCGCGTGGCGCTGATCCTGGACACCGGCAGTCTGGTGCGCCGCAGCCGTCACTGACAAGACAAGACAAGACCGACCGGGCTCACGCCCAGCCGCCCCTCATTGCCATCGAGAAGGAGACTTCGATGAACCTCAACACCCTCATCCGAAGCTTCACCATCCGCACGCGGATGCTCGGCGCCGTCTTCGTGGTCGCCGCCTCCTTGCTGGTGGTCGGCGCCGTCGGCTTCGCCGGCCAGAGCTACAGCAACTCGGTCAGCATGTCGTTCTTCAGCGTCGAGTTCTCGGCGATGCAGCGCATCGCGGCCCTGCGCACCTCGATGCACGAGCTGCGCCTGCACGAGAAAGACATGCTGATCCAGTACGAGTCGCCCGACAAGTTCGCCAAGGCGCGCGATGCCTGGATGAAGGCCTTCGAAGAGGTCAACGCGCTGGGCGAGACGCTGGTCGAAGCCCTGCCCGAGCCGGCCCAGGCCGAGCAGGCGAAGAAGGCCATGGCGCAGCTCGCGGCCTTCAAGACCCGCTTCATGCCCACCCTCAAGCAGCTCGAAGCCCAGTCGTTCGACACCGGGCGCGCGGCCCTGGTGGTGGTGAGCCGCACGCAGGCCGACTACGCCGCGGCGCTGGCCACGGTGGAAAACCTGGCGCAGGAGATCAACGCCTCGGCCGCCGCCGGCCAGGAGCGCCTGCAGAAGTCGGGCCGCATGGTCACCTTCCTGCTGCTGGGTTCGATCGGCGTGCTGCTGGTCGTGATCCTGCCGCTCACGCTGGTCAACATGCGCTCGATCTGCAAGCCGCTCGACGAGGCCGAAGCCCTGGCCAAGGCCATCGCCCAGGGCGACCTGGCCGAGCGCCATGTCGACACGCATGGCAAGGATGAAGCCGCCCGCCTGCTGCAGGCGCTGGTCGGCATGCAGCAATCGCTGCGCGACATCATCCGCAAGGTGCGCAACTCGAGCGACAGCATCCGCACCGCGTCGAGCGAGATCGCCTCGGGCAACAGCGACCTTTCGTCGCGCACCGAGCAGGCCGCAAGCAACCTGCAGCAGACCGCGAGCTCCATGGAGCAGCTCACCGGCACCGTGCGCCAGAGCGCCGACTCGGCCGCGCAAGCCAACCAGCTCGCCGCCTCGGCCGCCGAAGTGGCGCAGCGCGGCGGCAACGTGGTCGCCCAGGTCGTCTCGACCATGAACGAGATCAATGCGAGCTCCAAGAAGATCAGCGACATCATCGGCGTGATCGATGGCATCGCCTTCCAGACCAACATCCTCGCGCTGAACGCCGCGGTGGAAGCGGCGCGCGCCGGCGAACAGGGCCGCGGCTTCGCGGTGGTGGCCAGCGAAGTGCGCAGCCTCGCCCAGCGCAGCGCCGAAGCCGCCCGTGAGATCAAGGGCCTGATCGGCAACTCGGTCGACAAGGTGGAGGCCGGCTCGCGC
This genomic interval carries:
- a CDS encoding response regulator, with translation MPSFAPSQKRLRLLHLEDSELDHQLMVAHLRRDGLLADTMRVDSEAAFLQALEADPPWDVVVSDYNLPGFSGLVALDLVKASGKMIPFILVSGEIGEDTAVEAMRNGASDYLLKNNLTRLAPALLHAVETHELLLARQRADRELGESKQRVHELAQHLQVSVEQERAAIAREIHDDVGGSLTALKFDLAWIARHSDSPEVLARVNSALETVSHAIEASQRVMHNLRPAILEQGLIAALQWMASRFEKRTGITCEFRSRHEHLSLPPGVPLVAYRTAQEALTNVSKHAQASQVHIDLSLAGGVLSLEVSDNGRGLNQEDLAKARSFGIRGLHERAGTVGGWVDLSSGPGGTTLILSVPLEPDTDNMDLEITEPGELKDPSGPYDPTVWGAL
- a CDS encoding response regulator, whose product is MQSILAVDDSASMRQMVSFTLKSAGYNVVEAVDGQDAFEKSNARDFDLVLTDQNMPRMDGISLTKKLRDNPKFKATPILILTTESSDQMKQAGRAAGATGWLVKPFDPAKLIEVIKKVVK
- a CDS encoding chemotaxis protein CheA, whose product is MGEMSQEGANLSAGIDLSQFYQVFFEEAGENLDRMEKLLLDFDVEAADDEEMNAIFRCAHSIKGGAATFGFKDVAELTHQMETLLDKLRRQELAPTAAMVDVLLQSGDALRAQLARHQNGGEGAELDTTELLFNIRAMSSGEAPMVAAPAAAPAPAPAPAPVSEGAAPAAAGKNTARVLELRVGPMDNPDQANNILDLFKEITDLGTIEPLDNGMAADGVRRFKVCTTSSDSDLLDLFTFHVAREQVQILPLGPGFGFHAGAPGAPPEEKAEEGYGFFDDAPGAPTQAASSSNAAATAAGTDSAPAAKAPAKAPTRSDKPAAAVEASTLRVSVEKVDQLINLVGELVITQAMLAQNTQGLDPAVYQQLAAGLADLDRNTRDLQESVMSIRMIPMSVVFSRFPRMLRDLAAKLGKKVDFVTLGEATELDKGLVEKITDPLTHLVRNSCDHGIESPADRLAKGKPETGTITLSASHQGGSIVIEVRDDGRGLSREKLLKKARERGIHAPDSMTDQEVWGLIFAPGFSTAEVVTDVSGRGVGMDVVKKNITALGGSVEIDSAEGYGMRVSVRLPLTLAIMDGMSVGVGEEVYILPLSSVVESFQVQPDMVKTIGGSGRVVSVRDEYMPVLELEHVFSVPRFDFEHVSGIMVVVEAEGGRIALLVDELLGQQQVVVKNLEANYRKVNDVSGATIMGDGRVALILDTGSLVRRSRH
- a CDS encoding methyl-accepting chemotaxis protein is translated as MNLNTLIRSFTIRTRMLGAVFVVAASLLVVGAVGFAGQSYSNSVSMSFFSVEFSAMQRIAALRTSMHELRLHEKDMLIQYESPDKFAKARDAWMKAFEEVNALGETLVEALPEPAQAEQAKKAMAQLAAFKTRFMPTLKQLEAQSFDTGRAALVVVSRTQADYAAALATVENLAQEINASAAAGQERLQKSGRMVTFLLLGSIGVLLVVILPLTLVNMRSICKPLDEAEALAKAIAQGDLAERHVDTHGKDEAARLLQALVGMQQSLRDIIRKVRNSSDSIRTASSEIASGNSDLSSRTEQAASNLQQTASSMEQLTGTVRQSADSAAQANQLAASAAEVAQRGGNVVAQVVSTMNEINASSKKISDIIGVIDGIAFQTNILALNAAVEAARAGEQGRGFAVVASEVRSLAQRSAEAAREIKGLIGNSVDKVEAGSRLVADAGSTMNEIVGSVQRVSDIIGEITAASSEQSDGIGQVNISVTQLDQMTQQNAALVEQSAAAADSLLQQAGNLSQVVGTFRLEAA